From Mycolicibacterium cosmeticum, a single genomic window includes:
- a CDS encoding glutamate decarboxylase, which yields MPARHTPGPSISPAYTGRLSTDPVPSLRLPDDSMEAEAAYRFIHDELMLDGSSRLNLATFVTTWMEPEADKLMAETFDKNMIDKDEYPATAAIESRCVAMVADLFHAEDLRDDDPATAVGVSTIGSSEAVMLAGLALKWRWRDKVGEGWKTRTPNLVLGSNVQVVWEKFCRYFDVEPRYLPMAEDRYVITPEQVVEAVDEDTIGVVGILGTTFTGELEPIAEICAALDTLAAGGGVDVPVHVDAASGGFVVPFLHPDLQWDFRLPRVVSINVSGHKYGLTYPGIGFVVWRNKDHLPEDLVFRVNYLGGDMPTFTLNFSRPGNQVVGQYYNFLRLGRAGYTQVMQCLSQTARWLGDQLRASEHFEVITDGSAIPVISFRLKGDPGYTEFDLSHALRAYGWQVPAYTMPEGAEDVTVLRVVVREGFSADLARALKEDTITALRHLDELKPNGHFDEVQPFAH from the coding sequence ATGCCAGCACGGCACACGCCAGGACCGTCCATCTCACCGGCCTACACCGGTCGGTTGTCCACCGACCCGGTGCCGTCGCTGCGGCTGCCCGACGACTCGATGGAGGCCGAGGCCGCCTACCGCTTCATCCACGACGAGCTGATGCTCGACGGCAGCTCCCGGCTGAACCTGGCCACGTTCGTCACCACGTGGATGGAACCCGAGGCCGACAAACTGATGGCCGAGACGTTCGACAAGAACATGATCGACAAGGACGAATACCCGGCCACCGCCGCCATCGAGTCACGCTGTGTGGCCATGGTGGCCGACCTGTTCCACGCCGAGGACCTGCGCGACGACGATCCGGCCACCGCGGTCGGGGTGTCCACCATCGGGTCCAGCGAGGCCGTCATGCTGGCCGGGCTGGCGCTGAAATGGCGGTGGCGGGACAAGGTCGGTGAAGGGTGGAAGACCCGCACCCCCAACCTGGTGCTGGGCTCCAACGTGCAGGTGGTCTGGGAGAAGTTCTGCCGGTACTTCGACGTCGAACCGCGCTACCTGCCGATGGCGGAGGACCGCTACGTGATCACGCCCGAGCAGGTGGTCGAGGCCGTCGACGAGGACACCATCGGCGTGGTCGGCATCCTGGGCACCACCTTCACCGGCGAGTTGGAGCCGATCGCCGAGATCTGCGCGGCCCTGGACACGCTGGCCGCCGGCGGTGGGGTCGACGTACCCGTGCACGTGGACGCGGCCAGCGGCGGCTTCGTGGTGCCGTTCCTGCATCCGGACCTGCAATGGGATTTCCGGCTGCCGCGGGTGGTCTCGATCAACGTCAGCGGTCACAAATACGGGCTGACCTATCCGGGTATCGGATTCGTGGTGTGGCGCAACAAGGACCACCTGCCCGAGGACCTGGTGTTCCGGGTCAACTACCTCGGCGGCGACATGCCCACCTTCACCTTGAACTTCTCCCGGCCCGGGAACCAGGTGGTGGGCCAGTACTACAACTTCCTGCGGCTGGGCCGCGCCGGATACACCCAGGTGATGCAGTGCCTGTCGCAGACCGCGCGGTGGCTGGGCGATCAACTGCGGGCCAGCGAGCATTTCGAGGTGATCACCGACGGGTCGGCCATCCCGGTGATCAGTTTCCGGCTCAAGGGCGACCCGGGTTACACCGAGTTCGACCTCTCGCACGCGCTGCGCGCCTATGGCTGGCAGGTGCCGGCGTACACGATGCCCGAGGGCGCCGAGGACGTCACCGTGCTGCGGGTCGTGGTCCGGGAAGGCTTCTCGGCCGACCTGGCCCGCGCGCTCAAGGAGGACACCATCACCGCCCTGCGGCATCTCGACGAGCTCAAGCCCAACGGACACTTCGACGAGGTGCAGCCGTTCGCGCACTGA